One Sporomusaceae bacterium ACPt DNA window includes the following coding sequences:
- the spoVT gene encoding Stage V sporulation protein T, which yields MKATGIVRRIDDLGRVVIPKEIRRTLRIREGDPLEIYVDREGEVILKKYSPVGELGDFAKEYADSLYEAVGHIILIADRDNVVAVAGASKKEFLNKPLGPAVEKVMEERKAVLISNPGEYKHCKGCAAQCEDEETCKFTSEVIAPIIVEGDAIGAVIICSKEPGVQMADMEVKLAETAAGFLAKQMAQ from the coding sequence GTGAAGGCAACCGGAATTGTACGCAGAATTGATGATTTAGGCCGAGTTGTAATACCCAAAGAAATCAGACGAACTCTCAGAATCCGTGAAGGTGATCCACTAGAGATATATGTTGACCGCGAAGGTGAGGTAATACTCAAAAAATACTCTCCGGTGGGTGAACTGGGGGACTTTGCCAAAGAATATGCCGATTCACTGTATGAAGCCGTTGGCCACATTATTTTAATTGCCGACCGTGACAACGTAGTAGCTGTCGCCGGCGCTTCCAAGAAAGAGTTTTTGAACAAACCCCTCGGCCCAGCTGTGGAAAAGGTAATGGAAGAGCGCAAAGCCGTGCTGATTAGCAATCCCGGCGAATACAAACATTGTAAAGGTTGCGCTGCCCAATGCGAAGACGAAGAAACATGCAAATTCACTTCGGAAGTAATTGCTCCGATTATTGTTGAAGGTGATGCTATTGGCGCCGTAATTATTTGCTCTAAAGAACCTGGCGTCCAAATGGCTGATATGGAAGTCAAGCTGGCTGAAACAGCAGCAGGATTTTTAGCAAAACAAATGGCTCAATAA
- the hup gene encoding DNA-binding protein HU, with amino-acid sequence MNKTDLVKAVAQKADMTQKDAEKAINAVFTAIEEALAQNDKVQIIGFGTFEVKTREERKGRNPQTGKEITIPASKNPVFKAGKGLKDAVNA; translated from the coding sequence GTGAATAAAACTGACCTTGTCAAAGCAGTCGCCCAAAAGGCTGACATGACCCAGAAAGATGCTGAAAAGGCTATTAATGCTGTATTTACCGCTATTGAAGAAGCTTTAGCCCAAAATGATAAAGTCCAAATCATCGGGTTTGGAACTTTCGAAGTTAAAACCCGTGAGGAGCGTAAAGGGCGCAACCCGCAAACCGGCAAGGAAATTACCATTCCGGCTTCCAAAAATCCGGTATTCAAAGCAGGCAAAGGCCTGAAAGACGCCGTAAATGCTTAA
- the pstB3 gene encoding Phosphate import ATP-binding protein PstB 3 — MYYKIQVNKLKLYYGDVLALKKISIDIVENSVLALIGPSGCGKSTFLKTLNRMNDLIDNVKIEGEVLLDGENIYHPKVDTVMLRKRVGMVFQRPNPFPMSIYDNIAYGPRIHGLTNRAMLDGIVERSLTGSALWDEVKDRLHSSAMGLSGGQQQRLCIARLLAVEPEVLLMDEPCSALDPISTMKIEELVTELKSKYTIVMVTHNMQQAARVSDYTGFFLNGELVEHDKTDTIFTRPQDKRTEDYITGRFG, encoded by the coding sequence ATGTACTATAAAATCCAGGTAAATAAACTCAAGCTATATTATGGAGATGTCCTGGCCCTGAAGAAAATTTCAATTGATATTGTGGAAAATAGCGTACTGGCGCTTATTGGCCCGTCAGGGTGCGGTAAATCTACTTTTTTAAAGACCTTGAACCGCATGAATGACTTGATTGACAACGTAAAAATCGAGGGTGAAGTTTTACTGGATGGGGAAAATATATACCACCCGAAGGTTGATACCGTTATGCTAAGAAAACGGGTAGGCATGGTTTTTCAGCGGCCTAACCCTTTTCCTATGTCCATATACGATAATATTGCTTACGGGCCCAGGATACACGGTTTGACAAATAGAGCCATGCTGGACGGGATTGTTGAGCGGAGCCTGACTGGTTCAGCGCTCTGGGATGAAGTCAAAGATCGCTTGCATTCGTCAGCAATGGGGTTGTCCGGCGGACAACAGCAGCGGCTATGTATTGCCCGGCTCTTAGCGGTAGAGCCGGAAGTGCTGTTAATGGATGAACCGTGTTCGGCCCTTGACCCCATATCGACCATGAAGATTGAAGAATTGGTAACAGAACTTAAATCAAAATATACTATTGTTATGGTTACACACAACATGCAGCAGGCTGCCCGGGTATCTGACTATACCGGTTTTTTCCTGAACGGTGAGTTAGTGGAGCATGACAAAACCGATACCATCTTTACCCGACCGCAGGATAAACGGACCGAAGACTACATTACCGGCCGCTTCGGTTAA
- the phoR gene encoding Alkaline phosphatase synthesis sensor protein PhoR yields MFVRNLRNRLVISFLALIIFTLTALGGYILWFFYQHNIASLTAAMLSQGKIIEELIYRDMSGPLQKAQIDEKIKELGSRIDLRITVIDATGAVIADSQQNPQLMENHHDRPEVIEALAGRNGYSIRTSTTQDRSLLYVSTPVFYHAEIIGVVRVAMPLDHVDAGYNRILSAILAASLLTSLVAVAFSLALAHKYTRPLEEIIHTANEIAEGHLSKRVFIKTGDELDILAHALNNLTSSLEDKVNDTIAKTRQLELILQNMGDAVILFDRYGKVTTANKMAMTIFGITEQMIGQHNIQVIGNSLLDQAMQETISQKGARFIDLKTNIHGKKRVFQVFLAPVTSSENQITGVLSVFHDITTLQEMHDRQADFVTNASHELATPLTAIKGFAETLLDGALEQPQLSQKFVRIIYDEADRMHRLVQDLLKLARLTAHEYREQIKLERVSITPVLEAAKQDMLPRWQQKSHNITLECSSERLAALAHPDWLKQVVVNLLENSIKYTPANGKILLKCWQEGNEIKIIVKDSGIGIPAKDLPLIFDRFYRVDRARARTAGGTGLGLAIAKFIVEMLGGRIEVESMVDVGTTFTITLPSA; encoded by the coding sequence ATGTTTGTCCGCAACCTCCGCAATCGATTGGTCATCTCGTTTCTGGCTCTCATTATCTTTACCCTGACTGCGCTTGGCGGCTATATACTTTGGTTTTTTTATCAGCACAATATTGCCAGTCTTACTGCGGCCATGCTCAGTCAGGGCAAAATCATTGAAGAACTTATCTACCGGGACATGTCCGGCCCTCTCCAGAAAGCCCAGATCGACGAAAAGATTAAAGAACTTGGCTCCCGTATTGACTTAAGGATAACTGTTATTGACGCCACCGGCGCCGTGATTGCCGACTCCCAGCAAAACCCCCAGCTTATGGAAAACCACCATGACCGTCCTGAAGTGATTGAAGCTCTTGCCGGACGAAATGGTTACTCGATCCGGACAAGCACAACGCAAGACCGATCACTGTTATATGTTTCCACCCCGGTTTTCTACCATGCCGAAATTATCGGGGTCGTCCGCGTGGCTATGCCGCTTGACCACGTAGACGCCGGTTATAATAGGATACTGTCGGCCATTTTGGCTGCCAGTTTATTAACCTCACTTGTCGCCGTAGCCTTCAGTCTGGCACTTGCTCACAAATATACCCGACCGCTTGAGGAAATTATTCATACCGCCAACGAGATTGCCGAAGGACATCTAAGCAAACGGGTATTTATCAAAACAGGCGACGAACTTGACATTCTGGCTCACGCGCTTAATAACCTGACATCCAGCCTGGAAGACAAGGTCAATGATACTATCGCCAAAACGCGACAGTTAGAGCTTATTTTACAAAACATGGGTGATGCCGTTATTCTCTTTGACCGCTACGGCAAAGTCACAACCGCCAATAAGATGGCAATGACCATCTTTGGCATAACAGAACAAATGATTGGTCAGCATAACATTCAGGTTATCGGTAATAGCCTGCTAGACCAGGCTATGCAGGAAACAATTTCGCAAAAAGGAGCCAGGTTCATTGACCTCAAAACCAATATTCACGGAAAAAAACGGGTATTTCAAGTGTTCCTGGCCCCTGTCACCAGCAGCGAAAATCAAATTACCGGCGTACTCAGCGTATTTCATGATATAACAACACTGCAGGAAATGCATGACCGTCAGGCCGATTTTGTTACCAATGCCTCGCATGAACTGGCTACCCCTCTTACCGCCATCAAAGGGTTTGCCGAAACACTGCTGGATGGAGCGCTTGAGCAGCCCCAACTAAGCCAAAAGTTTGTCCGGATTATTTACGATGAGGCCGACCGCATGCACCGGCTGGTGCAAGATCTCCTCAAACTGGCCCGGCTAACCGCCCATGAATACCGTGAACAAATAAAACTGGAACGGGTAAGCATCACGCCGGTACTGGAAGCGGCCAAACAAGATATGTTGCCCCGTTGGCAGCAAAAAAGTCACAATATTACGTTGGAGTGCAGTTCGGAACGGCTTGCCGCCCTGGCTCACCCTGACTGGCTTAAGCAAGTTGTTGTAAATTTGCTGGAAAACAGCATCAAGTATACCCCGGCAAACGGTAAAATACTGCTTAAATGCTGGCAGGAAGGCAACGAAATCAAGATTATAGTCAAAGACTCCGGCATTGGCATTCCCGCTAAAGACCTGCCCCTTATTTTTGACCGTTTTTACCGGGTTGACCGGGCACGGGCCCGTACAGCCGGCGGCACCGGTCTGGGCCTCGCCATCGCGAAATTTATTGTTGAGATGCTGGGTGGCCGCATTGAAGTTGAAAGCATGGTAGACGTAGGTACGACATTTACAATAACACTGCCTAGTGCGTAA
- the pstS1 gene encoding Phosphate-binding protein PstS 1 produces the protein MKFSKKFLAGALAMMMGVSLLAGCGGQKEAPKAQAEISGTVTASGSTALLPFLKPAQEEFQKKNPKVTVNIAGGGSFTGMNQVAAGSVNIGNSDVFLTPELKDKGLVDHQVAVAPFVFITNPDVTVDNLTQQQYIDIFTGKITNWKEVGGKDQKISIIHRAKSSGSRATIAEIVLKGAAFTDNAVIQDSNGAVRAAIASTPGAIGYVDAPYADNTVKTLAYNGVKFSPENVIDGKYPVFAYEHMYTKGEPTGAVKAFIDFVMSKEFQEAYAEKSGFIPITKMKK, from the coding sequence ATGAAGTTTTCTAAAAAATTTTTAGCAGGCGCACTGGCCATGATGATGGGTGTTAGCCTGCTAGCTGGCTGTGGCGGCCAAAAAGAAGCTCCCAAAGCTCAGGCCGAAATATCCGGAACAGTAACTGCATCCGGCTCGACCGCATTGTTACCATTCTTAAAACCGGCACAGGAAGAGTTTCAAAAGAAAAACCCGAAAGTGACTGTTAATATTGCCGGTGGCGGCTCTTTCACCGGCATGAACCAAGTTGCTGCCGGTTCGGTTAATATCGGCAACTCTGACGTTTTTTTGACTCCTGAACTTAAAGACAAAGGTTTGGTTGATCATCAAGTTGCAGTGGCTCCGTTTGTCTTCATAACCAATCCTGATGTAACCGTTGATAATCTGACTCAGCAACAATATATTGATATCTTTACCGGCAAAATTACCAACTGGAAAGAAGTTGGCGGTAAAGACCAAAAAATTAGCATTATTCACCGCGCCAAATCTTCAGGTTCCCGCGCTACCATTGCCGAAATTGTTTTAAAAGGCGCTGCATTTACTGATAACGCTGTTATCCAGGATTCTAACGGCGCTGTGAGAGCTGCTATCGCCAGCACTCCGGGTGCTATCGGTTATGTTGACGCCCCGTATGCCGACAATACTGTGAAAACACTGGCATATAATGGCGTAAAGTTTAGTCCGGAAAATGTTATTGACGGCAAGTATCCGGTTTTTGCCTATGAGCACATGTATACTAAGGGAGAACCTACCGGTGCTGTGAAAGCCTTCATCGATTTTGTTATGAGCAAAGAATTCCAAGAGGCTTATGCTGAGAAAAGCGGTTTTATTCCTATCACTAAAATGAAAAAGTAG
- the mfd gene encoding Transcription-repair-coupling factor: MGEKMMLTLFTALNEDKQLRAAQMAFSADKTQSLIYGVTGAQKSVLMAAAFQAAPRPTVIVTSSHHSVEMLRNDFASLLPAVEVVELPAIDIVTFAAAAKSVELAAKRMDVLSRMARGEKVIILATAEAAMQKVLPKQEFLNSRISLSASGTVNREELIESLVAFGYERVDQVDSAGQFSVRGGIVDIFAVNRSLPLRLELFGDEIDSVREFDPASQRSVHEVELADIMPLTEPEHSGKPAVFVSYLPAGSVIVLDEPARVREQMTKLVKENPDIKRRVLGWTELTAACQAYNIIYLSLLLQKIPNTTPSEIISITAKGIAPFHRQIDMLIAEIKSWQDKKYNIVLFMPSHDKAVNIQQSLAEEEITAVIAPEGRIPLTPGTVVVSTGALSGGFELPQARVAVLTEFDIFGRQKKKRRPRVGKDQQITYFRDINIGDYVVHVNHGIGKYVGVETLEVGGVHKDYFNIRYAGDDKLYVPTDQVGLLQKYIGAEGEVPRLSKMGGSDWLKAKSKAKAAVADMAKDLIELYAQRQLQVGYAFGPDTPWQREFEDAFPYEETPDQLQAIAEVKRDMEQPRPMDRLLCGDVGFGKTEVAIRAAFKAVMNGKQVAVLVPTTVLAQQHYQTFSSRFAGFGPVVDVVSRFKSAREQKATLQKLALGQVDVLIGTHRILQSDVVFKDLGLLIVDEEQRFGVAQKEKMKRWRANLDVLTLSATPIPRTLHMSLVGVRDMSIIETPPEDRFPVQSYVVEYNEDIIREAIVRELKRGGQVYFVYNRVQTIDKVRQRLTEILPDASIKTGHGQMPEELLEQVMVDFYEGRDDVLICTSIIENGLDVPNANTIIVYDADHFGLSQLYQMRGRVGRSHRMAYAYFTYRRDKVLSEVAEKRLQAIKEFAELGSGFKIAMRDLEIRGAGNLLGREQHGHIVSVGFEMYCRLLDEAVEELKTGKPVELPPEPAIELNIDAYIPGDYISDAMHKIEIYQRIAAVRKEEHLTELIDELIDRFGDPPLPVTNLLAVARIKNLARQLGVRSIAERGSRIEIAFGDLPNVAEGGLMNAKAAFPGKLSFIPGPPETMRLATSRLNMPLTDVLIKLFSILAGISNSPALANADQVSIK, from the coding sequence ATGGGAGAGAAAATGATGTTGACGTTGTTTACCGCCTTAAATGAAGATAAGCAATTACGTGCGGCGCAGATGGCATTTTCGGCCGACAAAACGCAAAGTTTGATTTACGGTGTAACCGGTGCGCAAAAAAGCGTGCTTATGGCTGCAGCCTTTCAGGCGGCGCCGCGACCAACAGTTATTGTTACGTCCAGTCATCATTCAGTCGAGATGCTAAGAAATGATTTTGCGTCACTGCTACCGGCAGTTGAGGTAGTTGAACTGCCGGCTATTGATATTGTTACCTTTGCCGCCGCTGCCAAGAGTGTTGAATTGGCGGCAAAGCGTATGGATGTTTTGAGCCGCATGGCGCGGGGCGAAAAAGTGATTATTTTGGCAACGGCAGAAGCCGCCATGCAAAAAGTATTGCCTAAACAGGAATTTTTGAACAGCCGCATTTCCTTAAGTGCCAGCGGAACTGTAAACCGTGAGGAACTGATTGAATCGTTGGTAGCGTTTGGTTATGAACGTGTTGACCAGGTTGATAGTGCCGGACAGTTTAGCGTGCGTGGAGGAATTGTTGATATTTTCGCCGTTAACCGGAGCTTGCCGCTCCGGTTGGAGCTCTTTGGCGACGAAATTGATTCGGTACGTGAATTTGATCCAGCCAGCCAACGGTCAGTACATGAGGTGGAACTGGCGGATATTATGCCGCTCACCGAACCCGAGCATAGCGGCAAACCGGCCGTGTTTGTATCCTATCTGCCGGCAGGCTCGGTTATTGTATTGGATGAACCGGCACGGGTCAGGGAGCAGATGACCAAACTTGTTAAAGAAAATCCGGATATCAAACGCCGGGTACTGGGGTGGACCGAACTGACGGCTGCTTGCCAGGCATATAATATAATTTATTTGTCCCTGCTTTTGCAGAAAATTCCTAATACTACACCTTCTGAAATTATCAGTATTACTGCCAAAGGGATTGCGCCCTTTCACCGCCAGATTGATATGCTCATTGCTGAGATCAAAAGTTGGCAGGACAAAAAGTACAATATCGTATTATTTATGCCGAGCCACGACAAGGCGGTAAATATTCAGCAAAGTTTGGCCGAAGAAGAGATAACGGCGGTTATAGCTCCGGAAGGGCGCATACCTCTTACTCCCGGGACGGTAGTCGTATCAACCGGTGCTCTTTCCGGCGGATTTGAATTGCCGCAGGCCAGGGTGGCTGTGCTAACCGAATTTGATATCTTTGGACGGCAAAAAAAGAAACGACGGCCACGTGTCGGTAAAGACCAGCAGATTACATACTTTCGCGACATCAATATCGGCGACTATGTCGTCCATGTCAATCACGGGATTGGCAAATACGTCGGGGTTGAGACGCTGGAAGTGGGCGGTGTTCATAAAGATTATTTTAATATCCGCTATGCCGGTGATGACAAGCTGTATGTTCCTACTGACCAGGTAGGGCTGCTGCAGAAATATATCGGAGCTGAGGGTGAAGTACCGCGTCTCAGTAAAATGGGGGGCAGCGACTGGCTCAAAGCCAAGAGCAAGGCCAAAGCTGCAGTGGCCGATATGGCCAAAGACCTTATCGAACTTTACGCCCAGCGCCAACTGCAGGTTGGTTATGCTTTCGGGCCTGATACGCCCTGGCAGCGCGAATTTGAAGACGCCTTTCCTTATGAAGAGACGCCTGACCAACTTCAGGCTATTGCCGAAGTTAAGCGGGATATGGAACAACCACGGCCAATGGACCGATTGCTTTGTGGTGATGTGGGTTTCGGCAAAACAGAAGTGGCCATTCGCGCGGCGTTTAAAGCCGTTATGAACGGCAAACAGGTGGCAGTGCTTGTGCCTACTACTGTCTTGGCCCAACAGCATTATCAGACGTTTAGCTCCCGCTTTGCCGGATTTGGCCCGGTAGTCGACGTTGTTAGCCGGTTTAAGAGCGCCAGAGAGCAAAAAGCGACACTGCAAAAGCTGGCCCTTGGTCAAGTTGACGTGCTTATTGGCACCCACCGAATCCTCCAGTCTGATGTAGTATTTAAAGACCTGGGGCTCTTAATTGTTGACGAAGAACAGCGGTTTGGCGTCGCCCAAAAGGAAAAAATGAAAAGATGGCGGGCTAATCTGGACGTACTCACCTTGAGTGCCACCCCCATACCACGAACGCTTCATATGTCGCTGGTTGGGGTCCGTGACATGAGTATTATCGAAACGCCGCCTGAAGACCGTTTTCCGGTGCAAAGTTATGTTGTCGAATATAATGAAGATATCATTAGGGAAGCTATTGTCCGGGAATTAAAACGTGGCGGACAGGTATACTTTGTGTATAACCGGGTGCAGACCATTGACAAAGTACGGCAGCGCTTGACTGAAATTTTGCCTGACGCCAGTATTAAGACAGGGCATGGCCAAATGCCGGAAGAACTTTTAGAGCAAGTCATGGTAGATTTTTACGAGGGCCGGGATGATGTGCTTATTTGTACCAGTATTATTGAAAACGGCCTTGATGTTCCCAATGCTAACACCATCATTGTGTATGACGCCGACCATTTTGGGTTGTCCCAACTATATCAGATGCGTGGCCGGGTGGGGCGTTCCCACCGGATGGCCTATGCTTACTTTACCTACCGCCGGGACAAAGTGCTCAGTGAAGTGGCTGAAAAACGTTTGCAGGCCATCAAGGAATTTGCCGAACTTGGCTCAGGCTTCAAAATTGCTATGCGCGACCTGGAAATTAGAGGAGCCGGCAATTTGTTGGGGCGTGAACAGCACGGTCATATTGTTAGTGTTGGCTTTGAGATGTACTGCCGCCTATTGGATGAAGCGGTCGAAGAACTTAAAACAGGCAAACCCGTGGAATTGCCGCCTGAACCGGCGATTGAGCTTAATATTGATGCGTACATTCCTGGCGACTATATCAGTGATGCCATGCATAAGATTGAGATATATCAACGTATCGCCGCTGTCCGTAAGGAAGAACATCTTACTGAACTTATTGACGAACTCATTGACCGGTTTGGCGATCCTCCCCTGCCGGTAACCAACCTTTTAGCTGTTGCTCGGATTAAAAACCTGGCCCGGCAACTGGGCGTCCGCTCTATTGCCGAGCGGGGCAGCCGGATCGAAATCGCTTTTGGTGATTTACCCAATGTAGCTGAAGGTGGTTTGATGAATGCCAAAGCCGCTTTCCCAGGCAAGCTTTCTTTTATTCCAGGACCGCCGGAAACAATGCGGCTGGCTACTTCCCGGCTTAATATGCCACTGACCGATGTTTTGATTAAACTGTTTTCAATATTAGCTGGGATAAGCAATTCGCCGGCGCTGGCGAATGCTGATCAGGTCTCAATCAAATAG
- the phoP_1 gene encoding Alkaline phosphatase synthesis transcriptional regulatory protein PhoP yields MTGKILIVDDELNIRELIKFNLEKESYKVLEAGDGQTAINIAKADRPDLIVLDLMLPGIDGLEVCRIIKNSRETTAIPIIMLTAKNEEIDKVIGLELGADDYLTKPFSPRELLARIKAVLRRSQKDSSMGGELSIGKLKLNFSRYEAYLGSVKLELTPKEYEMLKLFVTNMGKVFTREQLLEKVWGYEYFGDTRTVDVHVRHLRVKLAQENDVAEAIETVRGVGYRFRDL; encoded by the coding sequence ATGACAGGCAAAATTTTAATAGTCGATGATGAACTAAACATTCGCGAACTAATAAAGTTTAACCTGGAGAAGGAGAGTTACAAAGTTCTTGAGGCAGGTGATGGTCAGACGGCGATAAACATCGCCAAAGCCGACCGGCCTGATCTTATTGTCTTGGATCTGATGCTTCCAGGTATTGATGGTCTTGAAGTATGCCGGATTATAAAAAATTCCCGGGAAACGACCGCCATTCCGATCATTATGTTGACCGCTAAGAACGAAGAAATTGACAAAGTCATTGGCCTGGAACTCGGGGCCGATGACTACCTGACAAAACCGTTCAGTCCACGTGAGCTTCTGGCCCGCATCAAAGCCGTCTTGAGACGCAGTCAAAAAGACAGTTCGATGGGCGGTGAATTGTCAATTGGCAAACTTAAACTTAATTTTAGCCGGTACGAAGCCTATTTGGGTTCAGTAAAGCTGGAACTTACACCCAAAGAATATGAAATGCTCAAGCTGTTTGTAACTAACATGGGTAAAGTATTCACCCGCGAACAACTGCTCGAAAAAGTGTGGGGCTATGAATATTTCGGCGATACTCGTACAGTCGACGTGCATGTGCGCCATTTAAGGGTTAAGCTGGCGCAAGAAAATGATGTTGCTGAAGCTATTGAAACAGTACGCGGTGTCGGCTACCGTTTCCGCGACTTATAG
- the phoU_1 gene encoding Phosphate-specific transport system accessory protein PhoU: MTVRHNYDQELEQLRKSLLDMGNAVAGAIEEAVTSLAKQDVDLARKVIEFDDQVDQMEIEIEDKCMLLIARQQPLARDLRIIGTGLKITTDLERMGDHAYDIAKITLSMVNQPLIKPLVDIPRMAQMAQKMLKDSLEAYITLDISLAEQVCLSDDEVDNIYHQVFRELLTYMMEDPRTITQATQLIFVARYLERIADHATNIAEWTIYLVTGQRRRKK; this comes from the coding sequence ATGACAGTAAGGCATAATTATGACCAGGAACTGGAACAATTGCGCAAGAGTCTGTTAGACATGGGCAATGCGGTAGCGGGCGCGATTGAAGAGGCTGTCACCTCACTGGCTAAGCAAGACGTGGATTTGGCGCGCAAGGTCATTGAATTTGACGATCAAGTTGACCAAATGGAAATTGAAATAGAAGATAAATGTATGCTGCTAATCGCCAGACAGCAGCCTTTGGCCCGCGATCTCCGGATCATCGGCACTGGTCTTAAGATTACCACCGATTTGGAACGTATGGGCGATCATGCGTATGATATCGCTAAAATAACTTTGAGTATGGTCAATCAGCCGCTTATTAAACCGCTGGTTGACATTCCCCGCATGGCCCAAATGGCGCAAAAAATGCTTAAAGATTCACTGGAAGCTTACATTACTCTTGATATTTCGCTTGCTGAACAAGTGTGCCTCAGTGATGACGAGGTTGATAACATCTACCACCAGGTATTCAGGGAACTTTTGACATATATGATGGAAGATCCCAGGACGATTACTCAGGCTACCCAGTTGATTTTTGTTGCCCGTTATCTTGAACGTATTGCCGACCATGCCACGAATATCGCTGAATGGACCATTTATTTAGTTACCGGCCAGCGGCGGAGAAAAAAATAA
- the spoVB_1 gene encoding Stage V sporulation protein B translates to MSKDTFLKGALILTVAGIVVKIIGSVNRILLSRLLGGEGVGLYQMAYPIYLLALSVSSAGIPVAISIIVAEKLALNDYRGANRVFRISLGVLAATGLAFTFLLYYGAGWLVEHHYVRDHRAYYAIAALAPAIFFVTVLSSYRGYFQGLQMMTPTAVSQIFEQLFRVITMIAFAYLLLPRGLEFAAAGASFGAGPGAAAGLLVLLYYYWRHKPGFQHRMDTQPPAAKESSVSIIGRIVKLALPVSLANIMLPVVSNIDLLIVPARLEVAGHTVEQATELFGYLTGMAVPLVNLATILTASLAASLVPAVSEAYTLGNKQRIYQRTATAMRISNLITIPSFVGMWLLATPISVMLYGTPNAGVSIAILAVGIVLLGIHQVTTGVLQGLGHTAIPVVNMAISAVVKIIMSWVLTGMPELGIRGAAWATVTDFGVAALLNMFFVYRYVGFTLDVKDTFKAAAASAVMGAVVLLAYDAIMMRTLHNTVATLGSILAGGAIFGIVLLLVGGVEARDIEQLPRVGGKLAAVLTKLKLLRR, encoded by the coding sequence TTGAGTAAAGATACATTTTTAAAAGGTGCGCTTATTTTGACGGTGGCCGGCATAGTTGTAAAAATTATCGGCTCGGTCAACCGTATTTTGTTGTCCCGTCTCTTAGGGGGCGAAGGGGTGGGCCTGTATCAGATGGCTTATCCTATTTACCTGTTGGCGTTAAGCGTTTCCTCGGCCGGCATTCCGGTGGCTATTTCCATTATTGTTGCCGAAAAGCTGGCTTTGAACGACTACCGTGGCGCCAACCGCGTCTTCCGCATTTCCCTTGGTGTGCTGGCGGCCACGGGTCTGGCGTTTACTTTTCTGTTGTATTATGGCGCCGGCTGGCTGGTTGAGCACCACTATGTCCGCGATCACCGGGCGTATTATGCTATTGCTGCCTTAGCCCCGGCTATCTTCTTCGTTACTGTACTGTCAAGTTACCGTGGCTACTTCCAGGGCCTGCAGATGATGACGCCAACAGCAGTTTCGCAAATTTTTGAACAGCTGTTTAGGGTTATTACCATGATTGCCTTTGCTTATCTGTTGTTGCCGCGGGGTCTTGAGTTTGCCGCTGCCGGCGCCAGCTTTGGCGCTGGGCCGGGTGCTGCCGCCGGCCTGCTGGTGCTTTTATACTACTACTGGCGGCACAAGCCGGGTTTTCAGCACCGGATGGACACCCAGCCCCCGGCCGCCAAGGAGTCAAGTGTTAGCATTATTGGCCGAATTGTAAAATTGGCATTGCCGGTGTCACTTGCCAACATTATGCTGCCGGTAGTGTCTAATATTGACCTCTTAATTGTGCCGGCACGGCTGGAAGTAGCGGGACATACGGTAGAACAGGCTACCGAACTGTTCGGCTATCTTACCGGTATGGCTGTGCCGCTGGTCAACCTGGCCACAATTCTGACAGCTTCGCTGGCTGCAAGCCTGGTCCCGGCCGTATCTGAAGCCTATACTCTCGGCAATAAGCAGCGAATCTATCAGCGTACAGCGACTGCCATGCGCATCTCCAACCTTATTACAATCCCCAGCTTTGTCGGCATGTGGCTATTGGCTACCCCTATTTCAGTCATGTTATATGGCACCCCTAATGCCGGCGTATCGATTGCCATATTGGCGGTCGGCATCGTTCTCCTGGGTATTCATCAGGTGACAACAGGGGTATTACAGGGTTTAGGGCATACGGCCATCCCTGTTGTCAACATGGCTATTTCCGCTGTGGTGAAAATCATTATGAGCTGGGTGCTCACCGGCATGCCTGAACTTGGTATCAGGGGGGCGGCGTGGGCTACTGTCACCGATTTTGGTGTGGCGGCGCTGCTAAATATGTTTTTCGTATACCGGTATGTCGGGTTTACCCTGGATGTGAAGGATACTTTTAAGGCTGCTGCGGCGTCAGCTGTCATGGGCGCTGTTGTGCTGTTGGCCTATGATGCCATTATGATGCGGACGCTGCATAATACTGTTGCTACCCTGGGGTCAATTCTGGCCGGCGGCGCAATTTTTGGCATTGTTCTTCTCTTAGTGGGCGGTGTTGAAGCCCGTGATATTGAGCAACTGCCCCGCGTGGGCGGCAAGCTGGCCGCAGTCTTGACTAAATTAAAATTATTGAGGCGATAA